One genomic region from Listeria monocytogenes encodes:
- a CDS encoding YkuJ family protein has translation MSQLLGIIQRLHAMQEDESAETQARRFEKNGTPVCEVKFFQASNSFEVEIYGDNSKYQFDDIDMTAIEIFETLQENE, from the coding sequence ATGTCTCAGTTATTGGGAATTATTCAACGTTTACATGCAATGCAAGAAGATGAGTCTGCTGAAACACAAGCAAGACGTTTTGAAAAAAATGGTACACCTGTGTGCGAAGTGAAGTTTTTCCAAGCTTCTAACTCATTTGAAGTAGAAATCTATGGCGACAATAGTAAATATCAATTCGATGATATTGATATGACTGCTATCGAAATTTTTGAAACGCTACAAGAAAACGAATAA
- the cbpB gene encoding cyclic-di-AMP-binding protein CbpB has translation MISNRFGQFIDNELADSMISAEKVAHVQLGNNLEHALLVLTKCGYSVIPVLDFEFKLHGLISAAMITDAILGLERIEFERLEDLKVEDVMQTDFPVIKDFNNNERIVHLLVDHPFVCVVDSDHHFEGIVTRRVVLKQVNRYIHLQVEENR, from the coding sequence ATGATCTCAAATAGATTTGGACAATTTATTGACAATGAACTAGCTGATTCGATGATTTCCGCTGAAAAGGTTGCTCATGTACAGCTTGGTAATAATTTAGAACATGCATTACTTGTTTTAACTAAATGTGGTTATTCAGTTATTCCTGTACTAGACTTTGAATTTAAACTCCATGGATTAATAAGTGCAGCAATGATTACGGATGCCATTCTAGGACTCGAACGTATCGAATTTGAACGATTAGAAGATTTAAAGGTAGAGGATGTCATGCAAACAGATTTCCCAGTAATCAAAGATTTTAACAATAACGAACGAATTGTGCACTTACTTGTGGACCATCCTTTTGTTTGTGTTGTAGATTCTGACCACCATTTTGAAGGGATAGTAACAAGACGTGTTGTTTTAAAACAAGTCAATCGTTATATTCATTTGCAGGTGGAGGAAAATAGATGA
- a CDS encoding LysR family transcriptional regulator, whose translation MIVTEYELLVCLAEELNMRKSAEKLFLSQPALSQRLQTIESRWNTKIFIRTQKGLLLTPEGEAIVRHASSVIEREHTIQEKLEAMEGVVRGTLRIACASVVAQMWLPRVLKAFSRAYPNVQISLVTGWSSEVTQQLAAGNVHIGIVRGSSTWKSVQKPLFNDKLILVDTEITKIEEVFQTNRPFIQFRSDSNYYQVIQDYWQRNFGKMPRQAMLMDQMETSRQMALNGIGFAILPEVTMLGYTDKINKIPLTEKDGSILSRETNLLTYEQSLSLPQVKAFLEITDKFLEQVK comes from the coding sequence ATGATTGTAACAGAGTATGAATTACTTGTTTGTTTAGCAGAAGAACTTAATATGCGTAAAAGTGCTGAAAAACTCTTTTTAAGTCAACCAGCCTTATCGCAACGCTTACAAACGATTGAAAGTAGATGGAATACCAAAATTTTTATTCGTACACAAAAAGGGCTGTTGCTTACACCAGAAGGAGAAGCAATTGTTCGTCATGCATCTAGCGTCATTGAACGAGAGCACACTATTCAAGAAAAATTAGAAGCGATGGAAGGCGTTGTCCGGGGAACATTACGGATTGCTTGTGCAAGCGTAGTGGCGCAAATGTGGCTTCCTCGGGTTCTAAAAGCTTTTTCAAGAGCGTACCCTAATGTGCAAATTTCACTTGTAACTGGGTGGAGCAGTGAAGTTACGCAACAACTCGCTGCTGGAAATGTCCATATCGGCATTGTCCGTGGAAGTTCTACTTGGAAAAGCGTTCAAAAACCGTTATTTAATGACAAATTAATTTTAGTAGATACAGAAATTACTAAAATTGAAGAAGTTTTTCAGACCAATCGACCATTTATCCAATTTCGCAGTGATTCGAATTATTACCAAGTTATTCAAGACTACTGGCAACGAAATTTCGGGAAAATGCCACGCCAAGCAATGCTTATGGATCAAATGGAAACCTCTAGACAAATGGCCTTAAATGGTATTGGTTTTGCAATTTTACCGGAAGTGACGATGTTAGGCTACACGGATAAAATCAACAAAATTCCGTTAACAGAAAAAGATGGCTCGATTTTAAGCCGGGAAACCAACTTACTGACTTATGAACAGTCACTCAGTTTACCACAAGTGAAGGCGTTTTTAGAAATAACAGATAAATTCCTTGAACAAGTTAAATAG
- the dapD gene encoding 2,3,4,5-tetrahydropyridine-2,6-dicarboxylate N-acetyltransferase: MEQMDAHQIISFIQNSKKATPVKVYLKGDLEKIDFPSDVKTFITGNAGTVFGEWAVVEPLLEANKANIEDYVIENDRRNSAIPLLDMKNINARIEPGAVIRDQVTIGDNAVIMMGASINIGSVIGDGTMIDMNVVLGGRATVGKNCHIGAGSVLAGVVEPPSAQPVIVEDNVVVGANVVVLEGVRIGEGAVVAAGAIVTKDVAPGTVVAGIPARELKKLDAKTASKTEIMQELRQL; encoded by the coding sequence ATGGAACAAATGGATGCACACCAAATTATTTCTTTTATTCAAAATAGCAAGAAAGCAACACCAGTAAAAGTTTACCTTAAAGGGGACTTAGAAAAAATTGATTTCCCAAGTGATGTAAAAACTTTCATTACTGGAAATGCGGGAACTGTTTTTGGAGAATGGGCAGTTGTTGAGCCATTATTAGAAGCAAATAAAGCGAATATTGAAGATTACGTAATCGAAAATGATCGTCGTAACTCCGCTATTCCTTTGTTAGATATGAAAAATATTAACGCACGTATTGAGCCTGGTGCAGTCATTCGCGACCAAGTAACAATCGGCGACAATGCGGTTATTATGATGGGAGCAAGTATCAATATTGGTTCAGTTATCGGTGACGGTACGATGATTGATATGAATGTAGTTCTTGGCGGCCGTGCAACGGTCGGTAAAAATTGCCATATTGGTGCAGGTTCTGTCCTTGCTGGCGTAGTTGAGCCACCATCCGCACAACCAGTTATCGTAGAAGACAATGTTGTTGTAGGCGCCAATGTCGTTGTTTTAGAAGGCGTACGCATTGGAGAAGGCGCAGTTGTAGCAGCGGGCGCAATCGTTACAAAAGATGTAGCTCCTGGAACAGTCGTGGCCGGAATTCCTGCACGTGAACTTAAAAAATTAGATGCAAAAACAGCTTCTAAAACAGAAATCATGCAAGAACTTCGCCAACTTTAA